One stretch of SAR324 cluster bacterium DNA includes these proteins:
- a CDS encoding 50S ribosomal protein L11 methyltransferase yields the protein MTSLENYQEGVFSVAEELADLWTGFCFEQGVAGCEILQEADGEQRLKCYLTEPQALDEWISRFRNEYPKAVGKLELVEYRLCPNENWRLGWHDHFQPVEIGRTLLIAPVWYEKDLPENRQVIWLEPGQAFGTGTHVSTRLALEMLELVILQEAQVPTSLIDVGTGSGILGLAATRLGISKIIACDNDPVVLPEALHNFELNQRGQHFWGVVGTANIINKPAPLVISNMLLEELKSVVVDLARLTAAGGTLICSGLLTEQEEPLATALAKYGLRICASTEAEGWSAFAYREAGKF from the coding sequence GTGACTAGTCTGGAGAACTATCAGGAAGGCGTATTCAGCGTGGCAGAGGAACTGGCGGATCTCTGGACAGGCTTTTGCTTTGAACAGGGTGTAGCTGGCTGCGAAATTCTTCAAGAAGCTGATGGTGAACAAAGACTGAAATGCTACCTGACCGAACCACAAGCACTTGATGAGTGGATTTCTCGTTTTCGTAACGAGTATCCAAAAGCAGTTGGAAAACTAGAGTTAGTAGAGTATCGACTCTGCCCGAATGAAAATTGGCGTTTGGGTTGGCATGATCATTTTCAGCCTGTAGAAATCGGTCGAACTCTATTGATTGCACCTGTCTGGTACGAAAAGGACCTGCCTGAGAATCGTCAGGTAATTTGGCTGGAGCCAGGACAGGCGTTTGGAACAGGAACCCACGTCTCTACTCGCTTGGCACTGGAGATGCTCGAACTGGTTATTTTGCAGGAAGCTCAGGTGCCGACCAGTCTTATCGATGTGGGTACAGGGTCGGGCATTCTTGGCTTGGCTGCGACTCGTCTCGGAATTTCAAAAATTATAGCTTGTGACAATGATCCGGTAGTCCTGCCAGAGGCTCTTCACAATTTTGAACTGAATCAGCGGGGTCAACATTTTTGGGGCGTTGTTGGTACGGCCAACATTATTAACAAACCGGCGCCACTGGTAATCAGCAATATGTTGTTAGAGGAACTAAAATCTGTGGTGGTAGATTTGGCAAGATTGACAGCAGCTGGTGGAACCCTGATTTGTAGTGGTCTTCTGACAGAGCAGGAAGAACCACTTGCAACCGCCTTAGCGAAATATGGCCTGCGCATTTGTGCTTCGACAGAGGCAGAAGGTTGGAGTGCCTTTGCTTACCGGGAAGCGGGCAAGTTCTAA
- a CDS encoding DUF2225 domain-containing protein, translating to MELPNTEAMSIEEKIWFARAIAGMIVADGRVDDSELEFLKEAISFLEDRDQVNGIMAVVRQGKTPSLEARKIDPKQSFIILKYLAELMVVDGKMSETEITFFVYAGGLLGFTSNILTKLWKTARSMLEATKPLAKISAGKNASLVRLTSLSESRCTFRNPRAMVPNMPVYIQISKSGSEEEFYDRVEGRVTGQRQEKWDEKSVSIRVDIVQRLGDQHGILQILFPDRYEVSTVNDRLTPKKSSLTGRIVNCFACGNDKVHFWSLRARSMITKQNIFGIPKYLSPSGSMDFCDFNLLDVTSCTSCGFSTNVLEHFRSQSNRDAPFNVEQFQEGWEERMQSLLEKIKDPAAFMSEERDLEMALLSYDLAMETHKRLSEVADTPYANVRKMASLNMVKAEMLSEAGRIDEAKAALKEIIEWLEPIFEQLDKVEIIKACLLLFRLKVYFKDFQGAGGLMKFMDNYDTEGKLDQESEEFKVLSVSQQALKKCYDDREEYSEEKLKTFHLPE from the coding sequence ATGGAATTGCCTAACACTGAAGCTATGTCCATTGAGGAGAAAATTTGGTTTGCACGGGCTATTGCCGGCATGATTGTGGCCGATGGTCGAGTGGATGACTCAGAGCTCGAATTTCTTAAAGAGGCCATTTCTTTTCTGGAAGATCGTGATCAGGTGAATGGCATCATGGCTGTTGTGCGCCAAGGCAAGACACCATCGCTGGAAGCACGAAAGATTGATCCTAAGCAATCATTTATTATTCTCAAGTATCTTGCGGAGTTGATGGTTGTAGATGGGAAAATGTCGGAGACGGAAATCACCTTTTTCGTCTATGCGGGTGGTCTGTTGGGCTTCACCAGCAATATCCTTACGAAGCTATGGAAGACAGCACGGTCAATGCTGGAAGCAACCAAACCATTGGCAAAAATCTCTGCTGGTAAGAATGCCTCTCTAGTGCGACTCACTTCGCTCTCGGAATCCCGTTGTACTTTCCGGAACCCTCGGGCGATGGTTCCCAACATGCCGGTTTATATCCAGATTTCCAAGTCGGGTTCAGAGGAAGAATTCTACGATCGTGTTGAAGGCAGGGTGACTGGACAGCGCCAGGAAAAGTGGGATGAGAAGAGTGTCTCGATTCGCGTAGACATCGTCCAGAGACTGGGGGACCAACACGGTATTCTTCAGATCCTCTTCCCAGATCGTTACGAGGTCTCAACAGTTAATGATCGGCTCACACCGAAGAAATCCTCGTTGACTGGGCGTATCGTCAATTGTTTTGCTTGCGGCAATGATAAGGTTCATTTTTGGTCTTTGCGCGCCAGGAGCATGATTACCAAACAGAATATTTTTGGGATTCCAAAGTACCTAAGTCCTTCCGGATCTATGGACTTCTGCGATTTTAATCTGCTGGATGTGACGAGTTGTACCAGCTGTGGATTCTCTACCAATGTTTTGGAGCATTTCCGCTCACAGTCTAACCGGGACGCTCCCTTCAACGTAGAGCAGTTCCAGGAAGGATGGGAAGAGCGAATGCAGAGCTTGCTAGAAAAAATAAAAGATCCAGCAGCATTCATGAGTGAAGAACGAGATCTTGAGATGGCATTGCTCAGCTACGATTTAGCGATGGAGACCCATAAACGATTGTCGGAGGTTGCAGACACACCGTATGCCAACGTGCGTAAAATGGCCTCACTGAATATGGTGAAAGCTGAAATGCTCTCGGAGGCAGGTCGAATCGATGAAGCCAAGGCAGCACTGAAGGAAATCATTGAATGGCTCGAACCAATTTTTGAACAACTTGATAAGGTCGAGATCATCAAGGCTTGTTTACTGCTCTTTAGGCTCAAAGTGTATTTCAAAGACTTCCAGGGGGCTGGAGGGCTGATGAAGTTTATGGATAACTATGACACCGAAGGAAAATTGGATCAGGAATCTGAAGAGTTTAAGGTGCTTTCTGTATCGCAGCAGGCGTTAAAAAAGTGCTATGACGATCGTGAAGAGTACTCCGAAGAAAAACTGAAAACCTTCCATTTGCCTGAGTAA
- a CDS encoding ROK family protein: MIDRVFLQQDLSQPEAEMELILQQSNQLFSNNPGSALRLAGIGVAVPFRLEAWHNELGLDQETSDRLAAWAGFDVVDALEQSFGCDVFMENDRTAAAIAEMLFGVGKRVNNFVYLFLDVVIGGRVVCDGDILRGTNSNAGDLALMQIGSPGQSSLLLEHASLFLLLNKLSKAGIEKSKITQLSEDSSEQRQIFDQWVEQAAQALSLAVINIHSLLDTEAVVLTSRLPRELMQYFIQRMEVILEQEHQLDLGQNLPKLLEGENRSDVHALVQPWSPTITDMPLLLQFCQDRLSKYRLISLLFEFHIFNQKE; encoded by the coding sequence GTGATTGATCGTGTTTTTCTACAGCAAGATCTCTCACAACCTGAGGCTGAGATGGAACTCATTCTCCAGCAAAGCAACCAATTGTTTTCAAACAATCCAGGAAGCGCTCTTCGACTGGCAGGTATTGGAGTGGCAGTACCGTTTCGGTTGGAAGCATGGCACAATGAGTTAGGGCTGGACCAGGAAACATCAGACCGTCTCGCTGCTTGGGCAGGCTTTGATGTTGTTGATGCGCTGGAACAGAGCTTTGGCTGCGATGTATTCATGGAAAATGATAGAACAGCCGCTGCGATAGCAGAGATGCTTTTTGGGGTTGGCAAACGAGTGAATAATTTCGTCTACCTGTTCTTAGATGTAGTGATTGGGGGAAGGGTTGTTTGTGATGGAGACATCCTACGAGGAACCAACAGCAACGCAGGAGACTTAGCTCTGATGCAGATTGGTTCTCCAGGCCAGAGTAGCTTGCTGTTAGAGCATGCCTCCTTATTTCTACTGCTCAACAAACTAAGCAAAGCCGGAATCGAAAAATCAAAAATTACTCAACTTAGTGAAGACAGTAGTGAACAGCGTCAAATTTTTGATCAGTGGGTCGAACAGGCAGCACAAGCTCTCTCTTTGGCTGTTATCAATATCCACAGTCTGTTGGATACTGAAGCAGTGGTACTCACCAGTCGGCTGCCTCGTGAACTCATGCAATATTTTATTCAGCGGATGGAGGTCATACTGGAACAAGAACACCAACTAGATCTGGGTCAGAATCTCCCCAAGTTGCTGGAGGGAGAAAATCGGAGTGATGTTCATGCACTCGTACAGCCATGGTCCCCTACTATCACCGATATGCCACTACTTCTTCAATTCTGCCAAGACAGACTTTCTAAATACCGACTCATCTCTCTACTTTTTGAATTTCATATATTTAATCAAAAAGAATAG
- a CDS encoding helix-turn-helix domain-containing protein — protein MEYSQNARLVLQCLRHHGELSRAEISRMTGLSAQTASVLMNKLLKDELVVETHKRYGSIGKPATQIQLNS, from the coding sequence ATGGAATATTCGCAAAACGCAAGATTGGTTCTACAGTGCTTGCGACACCACGGAGAACTGTCCCGCGCAGAAATCTCAAGGATGACCGGTTTGAGCGCACAAACTGCATCCGTGCTCATGAATAAACTATTGAAGGACGAACTGGTTGTAGAAACCCACAAACGCTATGGGTCCATTGGCAAACCCGCAACCCAGATCCAACTTAATTCTTAA